One window of the Bacteroidota bacterium genome contains the following:
- a CDS encoding SprB repeat-containing protein, which yields MRKFLGAAAFIFCFLISTISAQASTLSETHTHVTCYGGSNGTITIATTSGTAPFSFLWSDSSTQQNRAGLASGLYTVTATDNLGATASISVNITQATDVIVNTTFTNPACSGGHNGTITIFLLQEVFRLSRFFGAMEILRKIYLVYRRAATRFLLLLGLAA from the coding sequence ATGAGAAAGTTTTTAGGTGCAGCAGCATTTATTTTTTGTTTTTTAATATCAACAATAAGCGCCCAGGCTAGTACGCTTAGCGAGACTCATACCCATGTTACCTGCTACGGTGGAAGCAATGGCACTATAACCATTGCGACCACCAGTGGTACTGCCCCTTTTTCCTTTCTGTGGAGCGACAGCAGCACACAACAAAACAGAGCCGGACTTGCCTCGGGTCTTTATACTGTAACCGCTACAGATAATCTGGGTGCAACCGCTAGTATCTCAGTTAACATTACACAAGCCACAGATGTAATTGTGAATACCACATTTACTAATCCTGCTTGTAGCGGCGGCCACAATGGAACTATCACCATTTTTCTGTTACAGGAGGTGTTTCGCCTTTCACGTTTCTTTGGAGCAATGGAGATACTACGCAAAATCTATCTGGTCTATCGGCGGGCAGCTACACGGTTTCTGCTACTTCTGGGACTGGCTGCGTAG
- a CDS encoding DUF1571 domain-containing protein has protein sequence MVTEPNLGVEILYVEGMRDNKALVNAGRFLPTLKMSPFNNLLTKNQHHTILSSGFNIVSDIVKKGVERADAVGKFDSVFMYEGEVNWSGKSCYRVVIYDPTWALTTYRALKGEKMYDVALKFLIPEYSIAELNGVKSFEEDLTGRVLKIPTTYARKTVFYIDKETHFPIFQEMSDNKGVFERYEISNLIINPAFKLDEFSENFAEYKF, from the coding sequence ATGGTGACAGAGCCGAATCTGGGTGTCGAGATACTTTACGTGGAGGGTATGCGTGATAATAAAGCGCTGGTGAACGCAGGAAGGTTTTTGCCTACTCTTAAAATGAGTCCCTTTAATAATCTGCTGACTAAAAATCAACACCATACGATTCTTTCATCGGGGTTCAATATTGTAAGTGATATTGTCAAAAAGGGGGTAGAAAGGGCAGATGCTGTGGGCAAATTCGATTCGGTTTTCATGTATGAAGGAGAGGTGAATTGGAGCGGAAAGAGTTGCTACCGAGTTGTGATTTATGATCCCACTTGGGCCTTAACGACCTATCGGGCCTTAAAGGGCGAGAAAATGTATGATGTAGCTCTGAAGTTTCTGATACCCGAATATAGCATCGCAGAATTAAATGGGGTAAAGAGTTTTGAGGAAGATTTGACCGGCAGAGTCCTGAAAATTCCTACAACCTATGCTCGTAAAACTGTGTTTTATATTGATAAAGAGACACATTTTCCGATTTTTCAGGAAATGAGCGACAATAAAGGGGTATTTGAGCGGTATGAAATCAGCAACCTAATCATAAACCCAGCCTTTAAGCTGGATGAGTTTTCGGAAAACTTCGCTGAATATAAATTCTGA
- a CDS encoding acyl-CoA desaturase, with amino-acid sequence MVPRFSPERPVFQLELKKRVEAYFKEKDIRMTGNWKLYVKSGVLTLSFIVLYSLLVFFTPHWTLALLLCVIFGVNVAAIGFNVMHDGAHGSFSTSRVWNNLAANSLDFLGASSFMWRVKHNLIHHTYTNIDGLDDDIDVKPWMRMTLTQKKYFFHRFQHIYFILLYSFLYLLWIGVMDFQKYFKGKVGEIAIKEMAAKDHIIFWASKLSFIAIFIVLPIYMTGIVSYLIGFFVFSATTGIIISLVFQLAHAVEDVEFPSAAEGKNVMEDEWAVHQVKTTANFATKNKIVTWLVGGLNFQIEHHLFPKISHIHYPEISKIVKKTSEEFGIKYQEYTKTRHAIVAHFLLLKKVGAAA; translated from the coding sequence ATGGTCCCGAGGTTTTCGCCTGAGCGTCCCGTTTTTCAGCTAGAATTGAAAAAACGAGTAGAAGCCTATTTTAAGGAAAAGGATATTCGTATGACCGGCAACTGGAAGTTGTATGTAAAGTCCGGGGTACTTACACTTAGTTTTATAGTGCTTTACTCTCTACTCGTATTCTTTACTCCCCATTGGACTCTTGCCCTCTTGCTCTGCGTGATATTCGGAGTGAACGTAGCGGCTATAGGCTTTAACGTGATGCACGATGGTGCGCATGGCAGCTTCTCTACTTCACGAGTATGGAATAATCTAGCGGCAAACAGTCTCGACTTTTTGGGAGCCAGTTCCTTTATGTGGCGAGTGAAACACAACCTTATACACCATACCTACACCAACATTGACGGATTGGATGATGACATTGATGTGAAACCTTGGATGCGCATGACTTTGACACAGAAAAAATATTTCTTTCACCGTTTCCAGCATATATACTTCATCCTGCTCTACTCCTTTCTCTATCTATTGTGGATTGGGGTGATGGATTTCCAGAAGTATTTCAAGGGTAAGGTAGGCGAAATTGCCATCAAGGAAATGGCAGCTAAAGACCATATCATTTTTTGGGCAAGTAAACTTTCTTTTATCGCTATTTTCATCGTCTTGCCTATATATATGACTGGTATAGTCAGCTATTTAATCGGCTTTTTCGTTTTTTCCGCCACCACCGGTATCATTATCAGCTTGGTGTTTCAATTGGCACATGCAGTAGAAGATGTCGAATTCCCTTCGGCAGCCGAAGGGAAAAACGTGATGGAAGATGAATGGGCAGTCCATCAGGTAAAGACAACGGCAAATTTCGCTACAAAAAACAAAATCGTCACTTGGCTGGTGGGTGGTCTAAATTTTCAAATCGAACATCATCTATTCCCCAAAATCAGCCATATCCATTATCCGGAGATTAGCAAGATTGTGAAAAAGACCAGTGAGGAATTTGGCATAAAATATCAAGAATATACCAAAACGCGCCATGCCATCGTCGCACACTTTCTGCTGCTCAAAAAAGTAGGAGCGGCGGCCTAA
- a CDS encoding cupin domain-containing protein: MKRMNFILTTLASVPILTFAKMKSIISMRTDKGFKVASGEARFGTHYKMKGVTINTLDIKISGKDTENDLAVFEQTGLTPKGGPPLHIHPNQDEWFYVIEGAYLFQVGEDKYQMKAGETIFLPRKVPHAFVQLTEKGKMIVSYLPAGKMEEFFAVTDKWTSLPTKEEIAKVFADHDMQVVGAPLKAE; this comes from the coding sequence ATGAAACGAATGAATTTCATATTAACTACACTTGCATCTGTACCTATACTGACATTTGCAAAAATGAAATCAATAATTTCTATGAGAACAGACAAAGGATTTAAAGTTGCTTCGGGTGAAGCACGGTTTGGCACTCACTACAAAATGAAAGGGGTCACCATAAACACATTGGACATTAAAATATCGGGGAAAGATACCGAAAACGATTTGGCAGTTTTTGAGCAGACAGGTTTAACTCCTAAAGGCGGGCCTCCTTTGCATATTCATCCAAACCAAGACGAATGGTTTTATGTTATTGAGGGAGCCTATTTATTTCAGGTTGGCGAGGACAAATATCAAATGAAAGCAGGTGAGACTATTTTTCTTCCACGAAAAGTTCCACATGCTTTTGTTCAACTCACTGAAAAAGGAAAAATGATTGTCTCTTATCTGCCGGCAGGCAAAATGGAAGAGTTCTTTGCCGTTACTGACAAGTGGACTTCACTGCCAACGAAAGAAGAAATAGCAAAAGTATTTGCAGACCATGATATGCAAGTAGTTGGAGCACCATTAAAAGCTGAATAA
- a CDS encoding MATE family efflux transporter, whose translation MAQLKATYKEILKIALPLILGNTAWTFNGVFDTIFVGNLGKLQLDAIGFGSIFYSVLFMMGFSFTRGTQIIIARRMGEKKINQVGVIVDTTLVSLLIVSTLLFFVIKMFSHDILSFMLSNEDIISMCDEFLRYRILGIVPSFITFVFIAFYSGIGRTPILAFSVFLMTVLNIVLNYALVYGKLGLPEMGIAGSGLATSIAEVFCLLLMFGGCFYKQRVHEYRLFRFHKFEASTLREMSNIAVPLMVQSFAAVGAGFSFARIETVLGKDSLAISSIFRQIILFFTIPTWSLGSTANTLISNLVGQKDFGGIKIAIRRISLVSLVMAVVSCIIIFLMSKFFIGIFTSPQDADLIPIAIHILPVTFVVLLLASFTNIIFNGVISIGDIYVALAIQVSAVIIYVIYFQVLFTFPFVNTFWIWTAEWLYWFLILVGSLLFFRFRKLNLV comes from the coding sequence ATGGCACAGTTAAAGGCAACTTATAAAGAGATTTTGAAAATTGCTCTTCCCTTGATTCTAGGGAATACGGCCTGGACATTCAACGGGGTGTTTGATACCATCTTTGTTGGCAATCTGGGAAAGTTACAATTAGATGCAATCGGTTTTGGGAGCATTTTCTATTCGGTTCTTTTTATGATGGGGTTCAGTTTTACGCGGGGCACACAAATCATTATTGCCCGCCGTATGGGCGAAAAGAAAATAAACCAAGTGGGCGTTATCGTGGATACCACACTCGTATCCTTGCTCATTGTTTCTACCCTGTTGTTCTTCGTCATCAAAATGTTTTCGCATGACATTCTATCGTTTATGCTTTCCAATGAAGATATCATCTCCATGTGTGATGAATTTCTTCGGTACCGGATTTTAGGCATCGTTCCCAGCTTTATCACTTTCGTGTTCATTGCCTTTTATTCCGGCATCGGGCGCACACCTATTTTGGCATTTTCTGTTTTCCTCATGACCGTGCTCAACATTGTGCTGAATTACGCTTTAGTGTATGGCAAACTCGGTCTTCCCGAAATGGGCATTGCCGGCTCTGGCCTTGCTACCAGTATTGCTGAAGTGTTTTGCCTGCTATTGATGTTTGGAGGATGTTTTTACAAACAAAGAGTCCATGAATACAGGCTATTTCGATTTCATAAATTTGAGGCAAGTACCCTGCGCGAAATGAGCAACATAGCCGTGCCTCTAATGGTACAATCGTTTGCGGCGGTCGGGGCTGGCTTTTCTTTTGCCCGAATAGAAACCGTCTTGGGAAAAGATTCACTCGCCATTTCTTCTATTTTTCGGCAAATCATTTTGTTTTTCACTATACCCACGTGGTCGCTCGGCTCAACGGCCAACACGCTAATCAGCAATTTGGTCGGCCAAAAGGATTTTGGAGGAATTAAGATAGCCATCCGCCGAATAAGTCTGGTGAGTTTGGTCATGGCAGTGGTTTCTTGTATCATCATCTTTCTGATGTCGAAATTTTTTATCGGGATATTTACTAGCCCGCAAGATGCCGACTTGATTCCTATTGCTATTCATATACTACCGGTCACTTTTGTTGTGCTTCTTCTCGCTTCTTTCACCAACATCATTTTTAACGGAGTCATTAGCATAGGCGACATTTATGTTGCGCTCGCCATACAGGTTTCCGCCGTCATAATTTACGTCATCTATTTTCAAGTGCTGTTCACCTTCCCTTTTGTCAACACCTTTTGGATTTGGACCGCCGAATGGCTTTACTGGTTCCTGATTCTGGTAGGCAGCCTCCTCTTTTTCCGATTCAGGAAATTGAATTTGGTTTAA
- a CDS encoding PaaI family thioesterase yields MIKQESRNPEFKKYTEQKIAGNKFMNYLGFVFSRIEAGFVEGTMDFLEIHEQQNGWLHGGVTSALLDIVQGFAAYTLVTAEQQVFTVEAKVSYFNPGTAKRFFVRGSVAKPGNRFHFCEGEVYYLKEDGVEVIVAKGSSTMVIV; encoded by the coding sequence ATGATAAAACAGGAATCCAGAAATCCAGAATTCAAGAAATATACGGAGCAGAAAATTGCAGGAAACAAGTTCATGAACTATTTGGGCTTTGTTTTTTCACGCATCGAAGCAGGATTTGTTGAAGGCACAATGGATTTTCTTGAAATCCACGAACAGCAAAATGGATGGCTGCATGGAGGAGTCACCTCCGCCCTGCTGGATATCGTTCAAGGCTTTGCTGCCTATACCTTAGTGACAGCAGAACAACAGGTATTTACGGTAGAAGCAAAGGTTTCCTATTTCAATCCCGGTACAGCAAAAAGATTTTTTGTTAGAGGGAGCGTAGCGAAACCCGGCAATCGTTTTCATTTCTGCGAAGGAGAGGTTTATTATTTGAAGGAAGATGGAGTGGAAGTGATCGTGGCTAAAGGATCTTCCACGATGGTGATTGTGTGA
- a CDS encoding DUF3822 family protein — MSSAQIKSTYMSIGALDVSIPPSSLVLKLAINLKSIRYYIQATSHNQIILFGKYTLHHVKNTGDLISRLERIVEKDESLQLAFSKVVIGIDTAYTLMPSEGSQPQENVLVQKIEEAGLDIAFSTDDLLKYSLTKLFKNTEIVHLNSSLLKLLPEYARRETTDKLFVNVEQDYLDIIRYSSDHQLQLMNRYPYRHENDFIYYLLLCAEDLKIDRQTVDLVLLGEVDIQSQIYALCYRYFRNLGFIQQPSNISFTKAFDLYPKHLHFNLYNLSA, encoded by the coding sequence ATGTCATCGGCACAAATCAAGAGTACATACATGAGCATCGGAGCGCTGGACGTAAGCATCCCTCCCTCCTCGCTTGTCTTGAAATTGGCGATTAACTTAAAATCCATCCGATATTACATTCAGGCTACCTCACACAATCAGATCATCCTATTCGGAAAATACACGCTCCATCATGTGAAAAACACCGGTGACTTGATTTCGCGTTTGGAGAGAATAGTGGAAAAGGATGAGTCGCTGCAACTCGCCTTTTCAAAAGTAGTGATTGGTATAGATACCGCATATACACTTATGCCTTCCGAGGGTTCACAACCGCAGGAAAACGTGTTAGTTCAGAAAATAGAGGAAGCGGGACTGGATATTGCTTTTAGTACAGATGACCTGCTGAAATACAGCCTAACCAAACTCTTCAAAAATACAGAGATTGTTCATCTCAACTCTTCGTTATTGAAGTTACTTCCCGAATATGCGCGACGGGAAACGACCGATAAATTGTTTGTGAATGTAGAACAGGATTATCTGGACATCATTCGTTATTCATCAGACCATCAGTTGCAATTAATGAATCGCTATCCCTATCGTCATGAGAATGATTTTATCTATTACCTCTTGCTCTGTGCAGAAGATTTAAAGATAGACCGACAAACCGTAGATCTGGTGCTGTTGGGCGAGGTGGATATACAATCGCAGATTTATGCCTTGTGTTATCGCTATTTTCGTAACCTTGGTTTCATTCAACAGCCTTCTAACATTTCATTCACTAAGGCTTTTGATTTATATCCGAAACACCTTCATTTCAATCTCTACAATCTGAGCGCATGA
- a CDS encoding RsmD family RNA methyltransferase: MRIIGGNLKGIRFQPPQNIPTRPTTDFAKEGMFNMLSHSFNFENTKVLDLFGGTGSISYEFASRGCKDITTIEIFPKCAAFIKKTVLDLNLPAVHVLQMDVFQFIKNAHHKYHLIFAGPPYPLENLATLPDLIFQYQLVDGPGWFILEHNPNHDFKNHPHYYKEKNYGTTIFSIFVNHPEKKEDEVIES, translated from the coding sequence ATGAGAATCATCGGGGGAAACCTTAAAGGCATCCGCTTTCAGCCACCACAGAATATACCTACTCGACCTACTACCGACTTCGCTAAAGAAGGCATGTTCAATATGTTGAGCCACAGTTTCAATTTTGAAAACACCAAAGTGCTCGATCTCTTCGGCGGAACCGGAAGCATCTCTTATGAATTTGCATCAAGAGGATGCAAAGACATTACGACGATTGAGATATTTCCCAAATGTGCCGCCTTTATTAAAAAAACAGTCCTCGACCTGAATTTACCAGCAGTTCATGTCTTACAAATGGATGTGTTTCAATTCATCAAAAACGCACATCATAAATATCATCTCATTTTTGCAGGCCCACCTTACCCATTAGAAAACCTGGCAACGCTTCCTGATTTGATTTTTCAATATCAATTGGTGGATGGCCCTGGTTGGTTTATTCTGGAGCATAATCCAAACCATGATTTCAAAAACCATCCCCACTATTATAAAGAGAAGAATTATGGCACTACTATCTTTTCTATCTTTGTAAATCATCCCGAAAAGAAAGAAGATGAAGTTATCGAATCATAA
- the coaD gene encoding pantetheine-phosphate adenylyltransferase produces the protein MKLSNHKIAVFPGSFDPITIGHEDIVRRALPLFDKVIIAIGSNSQKKSLFSLEQRIEWIDKVFTGEKKVSVESYEGLTVHFCERKNANYLLRGIRSAADFEYEKTIAHLNHDMLPQLETILILARPELSSISSTIVREIIQGKGKMKKFVPKAIAGDFK, from the coding sequence ATGAAGTTATCGAATCATAAAATTGCTGTTTTCCCAGGCTCCTTTGACCCCATTACTATCGGGCATGAAGACATAGTGCGGAGGGCGTTACCTTTGTTTGACAAAGTTATTATCGCCATTGGCAGCAATTCGCAGAAGAAATCCTTGTTTTCCTTGGAGCAGCGTATTGAATGGATTGATAAAGTTTTTACCGGCGAAAAAAAGGTTTCTGTAGAAAGCTACGAAGGCCTGACCGTTCATTTTTGCGAAAGAAAAAACGCTAACTATTTACTGCGCGGCATCCGTTCGGCTGCTGATTTTGAATACGAAAAAACGATTGCCCACCTGAATCATGACATGCTTCCCCAACTGGAAACCATCCTCATTCTTGCTCGGCCTGAATTGTCTTCTATCTCCTCTACCATTGTCCGCGAAATCATTCAGGGCAAAGGCAAAATGAAGAAGTTTGTTCCTAAAGCTATCGCGGGAGATTTCAAATAG